In Pelobacter seleniigenes DSM 18267, the sequence TTCAGCGCTCTATCGAACCCAACCTGCCGGTAACAAGGTTCGACCGGAACAGATCAAAAGAGTCCTTATCAATCTGCTGGAAAACGCGGTTGCGGCCATCACCACCACCGGAACGATAAAACTCGAATCAGACTATAATCAGGAGTTGCAGATCATTACGCTGTCTGTTGCAGATACCGGCTGCGGTATCCCTGCTGAAGACAAGGCCCGGCTGTTCGAACCCTACTTTTCTACAAAAAAAACCGGGACCGGACTGGGACTGGCTATCGTGTCTACGATCATCGCCGATCATAACGGCTATATCCGGGTCAGGGACAACAAGCCCCAGGGTTCTATTTTCATCATTGAGCTTCCGGCGACGACAGCTTGAATTAAGTATTTGAAAGGCTATTGATATGAAAAACATCCTTATTGTCGATGACGAAGACAGCATACGCCAAAGCCTGGAAGGGATTTAAACGACGAGGGCTTTCGCACCGCCTTTGCAGCTACCGGAGAAGAGTGCCTTGACAAGATCCAGACAGAAGACCCTGATGTTGTTCTCCTGGACATCTGGATGCCGGGAATCGATGGCCTGGAAACATTGAAACGGATCAAGCAGGTACGCCCCAATCAGCTGTTATCATGATGAGTGGGCATGGCACCATAGAAACTGCAGTCAAAGCCACCCGGCTGGGAGCCTTCGATTTCATCGAAAAACCGCTCTCCCTGGAAAAGGTCTATTGTCCATTCAGAACGGTATGAAGATCGGTCAATTGGTTGCAGAAAACAGAGTGCTGAAAGAAAAGATTGACCGTGACTACCAGATGATCGGCGACAGTCAGCCGATTCTGAGGCTCAAGAAACAGATCAAAATCGCCGCCCCCAGTGCCGGTTGGGTCCTGATCACCGGGGAAAACGGCACCGGTAAAG encodes:
- a CDS encoding ATP-binding protein, with product MTTTGTIKLESDYNQELQIITLSVADTGCGIPAEDKARLFEPYFSTKKTGTGLGLAIVSTIIADHNGYIRVRDNKPQGSIFIIELPATTA